From a region of the Acinetobacter larvae genome:
- a CDS encoding DUF6348 family protein has translation MRSFPVIEPLQQLFDQHAIPYTMEEDWLVPYHDFEQYPAIRMLWFPYDTNGCLQVEVFHSDQTLMIECFAGIGESSDEAIPDALKNFCINSFHVFAVAFWGLKPDDQVDVIQWQIQDKNYTVYLGAMGTRLINLDTFPELPNHWFEQLQAQIEQESDLDHLAWFRLFVGNNQGELTVEVLKNNDVWDEMQNTMCKLDWVLADGYYSIRQFMILKEN, from the coding sequence ATGCGGTCTTTTCCAGTTATTGAGCCCCTACAACAATTATTTGACCAGCATGCAATTCCTTATACTATGGAAGAGGATTGGTTGGTTCCATATCATGATTTTGAGCAATATCCCGCTATTCGGATGTTATGGTTTCCCTACGATACAAATGGTTGTTTACAAGTAGAAGTATTCCACTCAGATCAAACCCTTATGATTGAGTGTTTTGCTGGTATTGGGGAGAGTAGTGATGAAGCGATTCCAGATGCGCTGAAAAATTTTTGTATTAATTCATTCCATGTTTTTGCGGTAGCCTTTTGGGGATTAAAACCCGATGACCAAGTTGATGTTATACAGTGGCAGATACAAGATAAAAACTATACGGTGTACCTTGGTGCAATGGGTACGCGCTTAATCAATTTAGACACTTTTCCAGAATTACCCAACCATTGGTTCGAGCAACTTCAGGCACAAATCGAGCAAGAATCTGATTTAGATCATTTGGCTTGGTTTAGATTATTTGTAGGCAATAATCAGGGGGAGTTAACTGTTGAAGTATTAAAAAATAACGATGTTTGGGATGAGATGCAGAATACCATGTGTAAATTAGATTGGGTACTAGCTGATGGTTATTATAGTATTCGTCAGTTTATGATTTTAAAAGAAAATTAG
- a CDS encoding IS5 family transposase, translated as MPRTMLNDQHWSKLKSIFRHFNIYLKLNLRNFIEAILFRIRTGCPWRDLPKEFGNHNSIFKKYNRWSKNDKLMNIFKLFSKHADKEWIFIDGSHVRAHQHSAGIKHQDISKSIGGNSSKIHLATDSNGNPIDFIISDGTSHDIKIAPALVSKLDLTESEILCADKGYDSESLRNQIEATKTKANIPKKSNTKSSNDYMDWYMYKIRHLVENTFCRLKQFRGVATRYDKLKRNYQSAVALACIYIWLPL; from the coding sequence ATGCCTCGTACAATGTTAAATGATCAACACTGGTCTAAGTTAAAATCTATTTTCAGACATTTTAATATTTATCTCAAATTAAATTTACGAAATTTTATTGAAGCCATCTTATTTCGTATTAGAACGGGATGTCCTTGGAGAGATTTACCTAAAGAATTTGGTAATCATAATTCAATCTTTAAAAAATATAATCGTTGGTCTAAAAATGATAAGCTTATGAATATATTTAAGTTATTTAGTAAACATGCTGACAAAGAATGGATTTTTATTGATGGCAGTCACGTCAGAGCACATCAACATTCAGCAGGAATTAAGCATCAAGACATTTCTAAAAGTATCGGTGGTAATAGCTCTAAAATACATTTAGCAACTGATTCTAATGGTAATCCAATAGACTTTATTATTTCTGACGGGACATCTCATGACATAAAAATTGCCCCAGCCCTAGTATCAAAACTGGATTTGACTGAATCAGAAATACTATGTGCTGATAAAGGTTATGACTCTGAAAGTCTGAGAAATCAAATTGAAGCGACTAAAACAAAAGCGAACATTCCTAAAAAATCCAACACAAAATCTAGTAATGATTATATGGACTGGTATATGTATAAAATCAGGCACTTAGTTGAGAATACATTCTGCAGATTGAAACAGTTCAGAGGAGTTGCTACACGATATGACAAGCTAAAGCGTAATTATCAAAGTGCTGTTGCCTTAGCTTGTATCTATATTTGGTTGCCTCTTTAG
- a CDS encoding helix-turn-helix domain-containing protein, giving the protein MSAEIQPFFADLIDRPVVMVKMEEQVPDWELAMHQHQKNQFVVTTRGLVTIETARGIWVVPPNSAIWIAANTQHQVKSYGYSSGYVLFVEHIEAFATQEHIQMYHCSSFLKALLQRIESVEYHYHQASDQCLMQCLLDEIAVAVPQSFCLRMPEASRLKKITQHLLQHPADHYTLKQWAEVCCMSERSMTRAFLAATGLSINQWRIKLHSILALQWLMEGDTVQQIAYRLGYDSDASFIVSFKKVMQVSPKKYLKQSATPQLAVAS; this is encoded by the coding sequence ATGTCAGCAGAGATACAACCTTTTTTTGCTGATTTGATTGATCGCCCTGTGGTGATGGTCAAAATGGAAGAGCAGGTGCCTGACTGGGAGCTTGCCATGCATCAGCATCAAAAGAACCAATTTGTGGTCACGACACGTGGTTTAGTGACCATTGAAACTGCACGCGGGATTTGGGTTGTTCCTCCCAATAGCGCAATCTGGATTGCTGCAAATACGCAACATCAAGTTAAAAGCTATGGTTATTCATCTGGATATGTACTTTTTGTTGAACATATTGAGGCTTTTGCCACACAAGAACATATACAGATGTACCACTGCAGCAGCTTTTTAAAAGCGTTATTACAACGTATTGAGTCGGTTGAATATCACTATCATCAAGCCTCAGACCAATGTTTAATGCAGTGTTTGCTGGATGAAATAGCCGTTGCTGTACCGCAATCATTTTGTTTGAGAATGCCTGAAGCATCACGTCTAAAAAAGATTACCCAACATTTACTGCAACATCCTGCGGACCATTACACTTTAAAGCAATGGGCTGAAGTTTGTTGTATGAGTGAGCGCAGTATGACGCGGGCTTTTTTGGCAGCAACAGGATTGAGTATTAACCAGTGGCGCATCAAACTACATTCGATATTGGCACTACAATGGTTAATGGAAGGGGATACCGTACAGCAAATTGCTTATCGTCTAGGCTATGATAGCGATGCTTCTTTTATTGTGAGCTTTAAGAAAGTTATGCAGGTTTCACCGAAAAAGTATTTAAAGCAAAGTGCTACACCTCAGCTCGCTGTAGCGTCTTGA
- a CDS encoding Do family serine endopeptidase — MRNRYLQKGMYAAVFTVAAQAAQAATPVDFSNLVEQVSPAVVSVNVVKKLSQEELLQQQVPEILKRFFGNQIIVPQQRAPQEKTSYGSAFFISKDGYLITNHHVVQDASKVTIILNDRREIDAKVVGSDQRTDVALLKVEGQGYPSLNIGNVDQLKVGQPVLAIGSPFGFDYSASAGIVSAKSRNMMEETSVPFIQTDVALNPGNSGGPLFNQNGQVIGVNSRIFSGTGGYMGLSFSIPIDVAMDIADQLKKNGKVTRAYLGASFQDIDRNLAEAYKLAKPEGSLITQVNPDSPAAKAGLEAGDVIMKYNGSPISRTADLLNFLNRTTPQQNIQLEVLRNDKSRVINVTLARALDDTPAKGEAGQVTKARKGPTLGVAVRELSDVEKSRLGIKGGVLIQDVTRDGLAAQSRMMPGDVVTQINETKITTLDDFINAVSELKNNTVARVAIIRNGQHGMVGLRVK, encoded by the coding sequence ATGAGAAATCGTTATCTACAAAAAGGAATGTATGCTGCTGTTTTCACAGTTGCTGCTCAAGCTGCTCAAGCCGCTACACCTGTAGACTTCTCCAATTTGGTTGAACAGGTCAGCCCTGCTGTTGTCAGTGTCAATGTGGTGAAAAAACTTTCTCAAGAAGAATTATTGCAGCAGCAAGTTCCTGAAATTTTAAAAAGATTCTTTGGTAATCAAATTATTGTCCCACAACAGCGTGCACCGCAAGAAAAGACTTCATATGGCAGTGCTTTTTTCATTAGTAAAGATGGTTATCTGATTACCAACCATCATGTGGTGCAAGATGCTTCGAAAGTTACCATTATTCTCAATGATCGCCGTGAGATCGATGCCAAAGTTGTCGGCAGTGATCAACGCACGGATGTCGCCTTATTAAAAGTTGAAGGGCAGGGTTATCCATCTTTAAATATTGGTAATGTAGATCAACTCAAAGTTGGACAACCGGTACTCGCGATTGGTTCGCCTTTTGGTTTTGATTATTCTGCCTCAGCAGGGATTGTCAGTGCTAAATCACGGAATATGATGGAAGAAACGTCAGTACCTTTTATCCAAACCGATGTCGCGCTAAACCCCGGAAACTCTGGTGGTCCGTTATTTAACCAAAATGGTCAAGTGATCGGGGTGAACTCACGGATTTTTAGTGGTACAGGCGGTTATATGGGCTTGTCTTTTTCTATTCCCATTGATGTTGCAATGGATATTGCCGATCAATTAAAGAAAAATGGTAAAGTAACCCGTGCATATTTGGGCGCGTCATTCCAAGATATCGATCGCAATCTTGCAGAGGCTTATAAGCTCGCTAAACCCGAAGGATCATTGATTACCCAAGTCAATCCTGACTCACCGGCTGCCAAAGCAGGATTAGAAGCTGGCGATGTCATTATGAAATATAATGGTAGTCCGATTTCGCGTACTGCGGATTTACTTAACTTCTTAAACCGCACTACACCGCAACAAAATATCCAATTAGAAGTATTGCGTAATGATAAATCACGTGTGATCAATGTCACCTTGGCACGTGCATTGGATGATACACCCGCCAAAGGAGAAGCGGGTCAAGTGACTAAGGCTCGTAAAGGACCAACCTTAGGTGTTGCAGTACGTGAATTGTCAGATGTAGAGAAATCACGTTTAGGAATAAAAGGTGGTGTGTTAATTCAAGATGTTACGCGTGATGGCTTGGCTGCACAGTCTCGTATGATGCCAGGTGATGTGGTAACTCAGATTAATGAGACTAAAATTACGACCTTAGATGACTTCATTAATGCAGTTTCTGAGTTGAAAAATAATACCGTTGCTCGCGTGGCGATAATTCGTAATGGGCAGCATGGAATGGTGGGACTCAGAGTTAAATAA
- the tnpC gene encoding IS66 family transposase, protein MNTMPDLSQLTHEQLLEFTRQLAVQHQKIVRSNQQLDVKIQNLEVLNQHLEVHNQHLSVLNKKYEHELALFKKHKFGSKNEHLTTKQIHLWDEAVEEDIAAVDLELERLNADKTDLKTQKAKANTPKRRQLPEHLETVRIEHEPTSTQCACGCQLRRIGEDVSEKLNFRPAQFYKEQHVRGKWVCDQCDTLTQQAMSAYVIDKGIAAPELLSHVLVSKYADHLPLYRQRLMYQRVGVDLSRSTLSDWIGRCGIELEPLVDALKHVLLQHRVIHADETPVTVMQIGEKKPKKGYVWAYASTQFSPIQAVIYDFQPSRSGQHAADFLRTWQGQLVCDDYSGYKARFTSGQITEIGCMAHARRKFHELHVSGKSLIAEQALLLIQQLYQVETELREVPNCTVEQRRQRRQQDSQPIMQQLYDWLKEHQLKVPPSSSTAKAINYSLKRWPALTRYLDDGDLPICNNWIENQMRPWALGRKNWLFAGSLRSGQRAANIMTLIQSAKLNGLDPSAYLSDVLKRLPTHKMKHIEQLLPHNWQALENQ, encoded by the coding sequence ATGAATACGATGCCTGATTTAAGCCAACTCACCCATGAACAACTGCTAGAATTTACCAGACAGTTGGCCGTGCAGCATCAAAAGATAGTCCGAAGCAACCAACAATTAGACGTTAAAATCCAAAACCTTGAAGTATTAAACCAACATCTTGAAGTCCATAATCAACACCTTTCAGTGCTCAATAAAAAATATGAGCATGAGCTCGCACTATTTAAAAAACATAAATTCGGCAGTAAAAATGAACATCTCACTACAAAGCAAATCCATCTGTGGGATGAAGCTGTTGAAGAAGATATCGCTGCTGTCGATTTAGAACTGGAACGGTTAAATGCAGATAAAACCGATCTAAAAACACAGAAAGCCAAAGCCAATACACCTAAACGTCGCCAGTTGCCAGAACACTTAGAAACAGTCCGCATTGAGCATGAACCTACATCAACCCAATGCGCATGTGGCTGCCAACTCCGTCGTATCGGTGAAGATGTCAGTGAAAAACTGAATTTCAGACCGGCACAGTTTTATAAAGAACAACATGTCCGTGGTAAATGGGTCTGTGATCAGTGCGATACTCTGACTCAGCAAGCGATGTCCGCCTATGTGATTGATAAAGGGATTGCTGCACCTGAGTTACTCAGCCATGTTTTGGTTTCTAAATATGCAGATCACTTACCTCTGTATCGTCAGCGTTTGATGTATCAGCGTGTCGGTGTTGATTTATCTCGTTCAACACTCTCTGACTGGATCGGTCGCTGTGGTATAGAGCTTGAACCGTTGGTTGATGCATTAAAACACGTTCTATTACAACACCGTGTCATTCATGCTGATGAAACGCCTGTAACGGTTATGCAAATTGGTGAGAAAAAACCGAAAAAGGGCTATGTCTGGGCTTATGCCAGCACGCAATTTAGTCCTATTCAAGCTGTGATCTATGACTTTCAGCCAAGCAGATCGGGGCAACATGCTGCAGATTTCCTTAGGACATGGCAAGGACAACTGGTTTGTGATGATTATAGTGGTTATAAAGCACGCTTTACTTCGGGTCAGATCACTGAGATTGGTTGTATGGCCCATGCCCGTCGTAAATTCCATGAACTGCATGTGAGTGGTAAAAGTCTAATTGCTGAACAAGCCCTTTTACTGATTCAACAGCTCTACCAAGTTGAAACAGAATTAAGAGAGGTACCAAACTGTACAGTAGAACAACGAAGACAGCGAAGGCAACAAGATAGTCAACCGATCATGCAGCAACTCTATGACTGGCTCAAAGAGCATCAGCTTAAAGTTCCTCCGAGTTCATCTACAGCTAAGGCGATTAATTATAGCCTCAAACGTTGGCCTGCATTAACACGCTATTTGGATGATGGTGATCTACCTATATGTAATAACTGGATAGAGAATCAGATGCGTCCTTGGGCTTTAGGCAGAAAAAACTGGCTATTTGCAGGGTCATTACGTAGCGGTCAACGTGCAGCAAACATCATGACGTTAATTCAATCTGCGAAACTTAATGGCTTAGATCCATCTGCTTATTTAAGTGATGTACTTAAGCGCCTACCGACGCATAAAATGAAACATATCGAACAGTTATTACCGCATAACTGGCAAGCCCTAGAAAATCAATAG
- the nadB gene encoding L-aspartate oxidase, which produces MDMSNFHNTHHFDVIIVGSGGAGLSVALSLPEHYKIAILAKSHLTDASTYFAQGGVAAVLDAQDSLQQHIDDTHIAGVNLCEQQAVQQTVQGGQTAVDFLLQQGVQFTLDQDQQLHLTREGGHSQRRIIHAADATGKAISTTLVQRAREKSNIQIFENYIAIDLIDAAKFSDQSTAHRIVGLYALDEKSDQVHTFLAPFTTLACGGAMKAYLYTSNPDIATGDGIAMAYRAGCRVANMEFNQFHPTCLYHPQARAFLITEAMRGEGAYLRLPDGERFMLRFDERAELAPRDVVARAIDYEIKRLGIRHVWLDIRHKPADFIRSHFPTLYARLLELGIDITQEMIPVVPAAHYTCGGVVVDENSQTDLAGLYAVGETSYTGLHGANRMASNSLLECFVYGIRAAEHIQQHFDQRFDYPQPPAWDNSQVCDADEEVVILQNWDELRATMWNYVGIVRSTKRLQRALHRIEMLKTEITEYYQDYHVSKNLIELRNLVLVAEMIVRCALSRKESRGLHYTLDYPELATERYKTVLSPQNTSVQLIAVDLSA; this is translated from the coding sequence ATGGACATGTCTAATTTTCACAACACACATCATTTTGATGTGATTATTGTGGGTAGTGGCGGTGCTGGTTTAAGTGTGGCCTTGTCTCTCCCCGAACATTATAAAATTGCTATTCTGGCAAAATCGCATTTAACCGATGCCAGCACCTACTTCGCTCAAGGGGGTGTGGCGGCGGTACTCGATGCACAAGACTCCTTGCAACAACATATAGATGATACCCATATTGCTGGGGTCAATTTATGTGAGCAGCAAGCGGTACAACAAACCGTACAAGGCGGGCAAACTGCTGTCGATTTTCTGCTGCAACAAGGCGTGCAATTTACCCTAGACCAAGACCAACAGCTTCACCTCACACGTGAGGGTGGGCATTCTCAGCGCCGTATTATTCATGCAGCGGATGCGACCGGTAAAGCCATCTCCACGACGCTGGTACAACGTGCACGGGAAAAATCAAATATTCAGATTTTTGAAAACTATATTGCCATCGACTTGATCGATGCAGCAAAGTTTTCCGATCAAAGCACAGCACACCGCATCGTTGGGCTTTATGCTTTAGATGAAAAGAGCGACCAAGTGCATACCTTCTTGGCTCCCTTTACCACCTTAGCCTGTGGTGGTGCAATGAAAGCTTATCTGTATACTTCCAATCCAGATATTGCGACAGGCGATGGTATTGCCATGGCTTATCGTGCGGGTTGCCGCGTCGCCAATATGGAGTTTAATCAGTTTCATCCGACCTGCCTATATCATCCACAAGCACGTGCATTCTTAATCACCGAAGCCATGCGCGGTGAAGGTGCTTATTTAAGACTGCCAGATGGCGAACGTTTTATGTTGCGCTTCGATGAACGCGCAGAGTTGGCACCACGCGACGTCGTTGCCAGAGCAATTGACTATGAAATCAAACGCTTAGGAATACGTCATGTATGGTTAGATATTCGCCACAAACCAGCAGACTTTATCCGCTCACATTTCCCAACGCTATATGCTCGTTTACTTGAACTGGGTATTGATATTACCCAAGAGATGATTCCTGTGGTACCAGCAGCACACTATACCTGTGGCGGTGTGGTGGTTGATGAAAACAGTCAGACCGATCTTGCTGGTTTATATGCCGTGGGGGAAACCTCATATACGGGTTTACATGGTGCCAACCGCATGGCCAGCAATTCACTCTTGGAGTGTTTTGTCTATGGCATCCGTGCTGCAGAGCATATTCAACAGCATTTTGATCAACGCTTTGATTATCCTCAGCCCCCAGCTTGGGACAATTCTCAAGTCTGTGATGCCGATGAAGAAGTGGTCATTCTACAAAACTGGGATGAGTTACGTGCCACCATGTGGAACTATGTGGGTATTGTACGTAGCACCAAGCGTTTACAACGCGCATTGCATCGTATAGAAATGCTCAAAACCGAAATTACCGAATACTATCAAGACTATCATGTCAGTAAAAATCTGATAGAACTGCGTAATCTGGTCTTGGTCGCCGAAATGATTGTCCGCTGCGCTCTATCGCGTAAAGAATCTCGTGGTCTGCATTATACTTTGGATTATCCAGAACTTGCGACAGAACGTTATAAAACTGTTTTAAGCCCGCAGAACACATCTGTGCAATTAATTGCCGTGGATCTCAGTGCCTAA
- a CDS encoding TonB-dependent siderophore receptor encodes MSYRKLSDLKKKQLSRAIQLLMLGSIAGFASSLLHAAVEDLAVVKNSTEVQELETITLQANQLGEITENSGTYSPGSIATATRLVLKPKETPQSISVINRQEMDDFNLTSIDDVMNHTPGVSVVTYDSERTEYNSRGFAIQNFQYDGIPMRRDSSYSAGNTLSDTAIYDRIEVLKGATGLLTGIGDPGATINLIRKKPTQDLQGHVSLGIGSWHKYRAELDVSGPLNQQGSIRARGVAAYQYKESQLDRYERKTPVFYGIVEADLSDRTLLTIGADYQDSKPKNSTWGGIPIYNAKGEFNDMPRHFNNGARWSYWEQYTRTIFATLEHQFEHDWVAKLQLNHQINGYDTALGALAAGHPNPVDGAGTSMWAGRYIGETKSDAADIYVTGPFQLFGRTHELVLGGNISKSTWKNDGYGPEPGYNTQFNDYYGWVGDVPEPNWSQGSHYDNRETTRQNGLYATSRWHVLDDLKIILGGRIANYKSEQVKKSGIFVPYIGAVYDLNDNFALYGSYTTIFNPQSKQDRDGKSLDPLEGQNYEVGLKGEFYNGRLNTSLAYFQLKQDNFGVEIPGVLTPSGGTAYQAISGVKTKGVELEITGEILPQWNLHAGFNHKISKQQGEKVSTLTPENEFTLYSSYKMDPWVAGLTLGGGVRWQDKTWGQVSNPIYSQQVKHVVDDYWVVDAMANYKVNDQLALSFNINNLLDEKYYTIFSWYSTYTWGEGRNYNLGLTYKF; translated from the coding sequence ATGTCATATCGAAAACTATCTGATCTTAAAAAGAAACAACTGTCTAGAGCCATTCAGCTATTGATGCTGGGTAGCATCGCAGGATTTGCGAGTAGTCTTTTACATGCTGCTGTAGAAGACCTTGCTGTGGTAAAAAATAGTACAGAGGTACAAGAACTCGAAACCATTACTTTACAAGCCAATCAACTTGGAGAAATCACAGAAAATTCTGGCACATATTCACCGGGTAGTATTGCAACAGCAACACGCTTGGTGCTAAAGCCGAAAGAAACACCGCAAAGTATTAGCGTGATTAACCGTCAGGAAATGGATGATTTCAATCTGACCTCGATTGATGATGTGATGAACCACACTCCAGGTGTGAGTGTCGTGACCTATGACAGTGAACGCACTGAGTATAATTCCCGTGGTTTTGCCATACAGAATTTTCAGTATGATGGCATTCCGATGCGACGAGATTCATCTTATTCAGCGGGAAATACTTTAAGTGATACCGCGATTTATGACCGCATTGAAGTATTAAAAGGTGCCACAGGATTATTGACCGGCATAGGTGATCCCGGTGCGACGATCAATCTTATTCGTAAAAAACCAACGCAAGATTTACAAGGACATGTTTCCTTAGGGATAGGCTCTTGGCATAAATATCGTGCTGAGCTTGATGTGAGTGGACCATTAAATCAACAGGGCAGTATTCGTGCCCGTGGTGTGGCGGCATATCAATATAAAGAATCACAGTTGGATCGTTATGAACGTAAAACTCCTGTTTTTTATGGAATTGTAGAAGCAGATTTGAGCGATCGGACCTTATTGACCATTGGTGCGGATTATCAGGATTCCAAGCCGAAAAACTCAACCTGGGGAGGCATCCCGATTTATAATGCCAAGGGCGAGTTTAATGATATGCCGCGGCATTTTAACAATGGTGCGCGTTGGAGTTATTGGGAGCAGTATACGCGAACCATTTTTGCAACTTTAGAACATCAGTTTGAGCATGATTGGGTCGCGAAATTACAGCTCAATCATCAAATTAATGGTTATGATACAGCACTGGGTGCTCTGGCTGCTGGGCATCCCAATCCAGTTGATGGCGCGGGTACCAGTATGTGGGCTGGACGTTATATTGGTGAAACCAAAAGTGATGCTGCAGATATTTATGTGACTGGACCTTTTCAGTTATTTGGTCGCACACATGAATTAGTATTGGGCGGTAATATTTCTAAAAGCACATGGAAAAATGATGGTTATGGACCAGAGCCGGGTTATAACACGCAATTTAATGATTATTATGGTTGGGTCGGTGATGTTCCTGAGCCGAATTGGTCACAGGGCAGTCATTATGATAATCGTGAGACAACACGACAAAATGGTCTTTACGCTACATCACGTTGGCATGTTTTAGATGATCTTAAAATTATTTTAGGTGGACGTATTGCCAATTATAAATCTGAGCAAGTGAAGAAATCTGGAATTTTTGTACCTTATATCGGTGCCGTATATGATTTGAATGACAACTTTGCTTTGTATGGCAGTTATACCACGATTTTTAATCCACAGTCGAAGCAAGATCGCGATGGTAAAAGCTTAGATCCTTTAGAAGGGCAGAACTATGAAGTCGGACTAAAAGGAGAGTTTTATAATGGGCGTCTCAATACCAGTTTGGCCTATTTTCAGTTGAAGCAAGATAATTTTGGTGTAGAAATTCCAGGTGTATTAACACCTTCTGGCGGCACAGCTTATCAAGCGATATCAGGCGTAAAAACCAAAGGCGTTGAATTAGAAATTACTGGGGAAATTCTACCGCAATGGAATTTGCATGCTGGCTTTAACCATAAAATTTCTAAGCAACAAGGCGAAAAAGTTTCGACTTTAACACCTGAAAATGAATTTACTTTATATAGCAGTTATAAAATGGACCCTTGGGTTGCTGGGCTGACATTGGGCGGGGGGGTACGTTGGCAAGATAAAACTTGGGGGCAGGTGAGTAATCCTATCTATAGCCAACAGGTTAAACATGTGGTTGATGATTATTGGGTTGTTGATGCAATGGCTAATTATAAAGTAAATGATCAATTGGCTTTGAGCTTTAATATTAATAACCTTTTAGATGAAAAATATTACACCATCTTTAGCTGGTATAGCACTTATACTTGGGGTGAAGGGCGCAATTATAATCTAGGATTAACCTATAAGTTCTAG
- the tnpB gene encoding IS66 family insertion sequence element accessory protein TnpB (TnpB, as the term is used for proteins encoded by IS66 family insertion elements, is considered an accessory protein, since TnpC, encoded by a neighboring gene, is a DDE family transposase.) yields the protein MIKIDEIWLSTQPMDMRVGADTLMTQVLKAFGCIKPHCAYLFCNKRGDRMKVFVHDGFGIWLCARKLEQGKFHWAGQHQGENISLNAEQLQALIQGLPWQRIGRQQVVTML from the coding sequence ATGATTAAAATTGATGAAATTTGGCTCTCGACCCAGCCGATGGATATGCGTGTTGGTGCTGATACGTTAATGACGCAAGTGCTCAAGGCTTTTGGCTGTATTAAACCACACTGTGCCTATCTATTCTGCAATAAGCGTGGGGATCGCATGAAAGTATTCGTCCATGACGGATTCGGTATTTGGTTATGTGCTAGAAAACTTGAACAAGGTAAGTTTCACTGGGCTGGGCAGCATCAAGGAGAAAACATCTCGCTTAATGCAGAGCAATTACAGGCATTAATTCAAGGTTTGCCTTGGCAGCGCATTGGTCGACAGCAAGTGGTCACCATGCTCTAA
- a CDS encoding transposase gives MTSETLNSASTKFRKARKIYSPAERAEILKLCKQPNASINEIAKLHDIHENTLYKWRHKAKQQELISEQVNPQAEFISIPLNMAPDQKQRLNKVIRIELPNPENHSYPVILEWPIESATELSLFITRLMS, from the coding sequence ATGACTTCAGAAACCCTAAATTCTGCATCAACAAAATTCAGAAAAGCCCGTAAAATATATAGTCCAGCTGAACGTGCCGAAATACTTAAACTTTGCAAACAGCCAAATGCATCGATTAACGAGATTGCTAAGCTTCATGATATTCATGAAAATACGCTTTATAAATGGCGACATAAAGCCAAACAGCAAGAACTCATTTCAGAACAAGTAAATCCTCAGGCTGAATTTATTTCGATTCCTTTGAATATGGCACCTGATCAAAAGCAAAGACTGAATAAGGTCATTCGTATTGAACTACCGAATCCAGAAAATCACTCATATCCTGTGATTTTAGAATGGCCTATTGAGTCAGCAACCGAGCTCAGCCTTTTTATTACTCGGCTTATGTCATGA